Part of the Enterobacter pseudoroggenkampii genome, CCGTCGGTCAGGGGGAACACGAGCTTTCCATCCTTACTGGAGTTGAACTCGTTGTCAAACGCGCTGAAACCATCGCGCTGATTGGCGAATCCGGTTCCGGTAAGTCCACGCTGCTGGCGATTTTGGCCGGTCTGGACGACGGCAGCAGCGGCGAGGTCCACCTTGTCGGGCAGCCGCTGCATCAGCTTGATGAAGAGGCGCGGGCCGCGCTGCGCGCGCGTCACGTTGGTTTTGTCTTTCAGTCCTTTATGCTGATCCCGACCCTGAACGCGCTGGAAAACGTCGAGCTCCCGGCGCTGCTGCGCGGTGAAAATAGCCGTGAAAGCCGCGCTCACGCGAAGGCGCTGCTGGAACAGCTCGGTCTGGGTAAACGTCTCGACCATCTTCCCGCCCAGCTTTCTGGCGGTGAGCAGCAGCGCGTGGCGCTGGCCCGCGCGTTTAACGGCCGTCCTGAGGTGCTGTTTGCCGATGAGCCTACCGGCAACCTTGACCGTAAAACCGGAGACCGGATTGCCGACCTGCTGTTTTCGCTCAACCGCGAGCACGGCACTACGCTGATCCTCGTGACCCACGATCCGCAGCTCGCCGCCCGCTGCGACCGCCGCCTGCGGCTGGTCAACGGTGTTCTGCAGGAGGAGGCATGATTACCCGCTGGTTCTGGCGCGAGTGGCGCTCGCCCTCGCTGCTGATTGTCTGGCTGGCGTTAAGCCTGGCGGTGGCCTGCGTGCTGGCGCTCGGCAGCGTCAGCGACCGGATGGAAAAAGGGCTCAGCCAGCAGAGCCGGGAGTTTATGGCGGGAG contains:
- the ybbA gene encoding putative ABC transporter ATP-binding protein YbbA encodes the protein MPAENSVEVHHLKKSVGQGEHELSILTGVELVVKRAETIALIGESGSGKSTLLAILAGLDDGSSGEVHLVGQPLHQLDEEARAALRARHVGFVFQSFMLIPTLNALENVELPALLRGENSRESRAHAKALLEQLGLGKRLDHLPAQLSGGEQQRVALARAFNGRPEVLFADEPTGNLDRKTGDRIADLLFSLNREHGTTLILVTHDPQLAARCDRRLRLVNGVLQEEA